The following is a genomic window from Chryseobacterium ginsenosidimutans.
AGCCCGGATTCAACAGATCGTTGGTAGCAATGGACGGCTATATCGTTATTATGCCCAGAATATTCTATCAGATCAATAAACCCGGAGAGTCTGCATTAGAAGCGGTGGAAGATGCTGTGAATAAAACCGCAGAAAAATACAGCATTGATAGAAATAGACTAGGTATAATCGGCGAGTCTTTTGGCGGGTTTGAGGTCAATTATATCATAGCCAATACAAAGATGTTTCGAGCAGCTGTAAGTGGTGTGTCGCTTTCAGATATTACGGCATCGTACTTTTCGATGAGTAAAAAATACCTTCGTCCCGATATTTGGCGGTATACGGATCAGAGCTTCAGGTTTTCGGGGAATTTTTATGAGCTGAAAGATGTTTACATCAAGCAAAATCCGGTTTTTCATGCCGACCGTATTGATACCCCTTTGTTGATATGGACAGGAAAAGAAGACAACCACGTTGACTGGGAACAAAGCGTTGCGATGTTTATTGCATTGAAAGGCCTGGCAAAACCAGCAGAACTTATACTGTTTCCGAAAGACGGTCACGCTTTGCAGAGACCATCAAATCAGATACAGGCAACAATTAAAATAGGAGAGTGGTTTAATAAGTACCTGAAAAAGTAGATATTACTATAATGTTCTTAATAAATACGCAGCCCAAAAGGACTGCGTATTTATTTTTGTAAGGATATTGATCAATTTCAAAATCCTAAACAAAAGAAAGGCTGCCTTTTGTGAGACAGCCAGATTGATTTAAGGTTTGAATAATTGCTCAGGGCAGCTCGTTCCCTGAAGTTCAAAAAGCTGGTTTCCTACTGTGTCCTCACATATGAAAGGAGTAGCAACGTCTGAACATGCGACATGCATGTTTTCACAGGTTGGATTTTCCGGATCAGACTCATCGATTCTGTATCCGTCAACAATTGCTTTGTCAGCTGTTTTAAAACTTTGTGTGACAAAAGCTGCACCTGAACCCATAAGGATCACAAATGCGGGTAAAATGAATTTTTTCATAATAAAAGTATTAAATGATTGTGCTTACTCTTTTTTCAGGTTTTCAGCTTTCCCTGTCTGAAAATGTTTCGATACTGACTGCGCATATCTGTATCTCACAATTTCATTTTCTGTAATGGTATAGAAGTATTTTTGTGTTGCAAGCATCTGGCTCATTCCTGAATTGTTTTTGTTGCTGATATAAAAACTACCGAAATATTCCTGTTTACTGATATTATACATATCAACGACACTGGATTTCTTCCAGAGTTTCTGCGACTCAAATTTACCTTTGATGTTAGATTGGTTAAAAAGGACATCGTCGTAAGCAGAAGCATTAACATTGACGATCACTGGCGGCGCTGCCATTTTGCGATGACCATTCTGCTTGGTTACAATCTTAAGTTTCGTGCTGTTTAAAGTATCAATCGTTTTAAGATGTTGAAGTCCTGAGAAATCAGGGTTGCTTACACTAAAAGTATTTTTGTAATAATGGATAAATATTAATTTGTCTGCATCTGAACTGTACAGTAATTTTCCATCTGTTGAAAAGACTCCGTCTCCGTCCGATAAGATCATATCATTATTGATGACCACACTTTTGGAATCTTTTATTTTCAGAAGCCCTAAAACATGCTTGTCGCTTTTTGAGCTTTTTGCTCTGAAAACAATTGATGTGCTATCGGGAACCACATAGTCATTAAAATAAACATCTTTAAAACTGTAAACATTCAAGGCTGAACTTCCTAATTTTGCCCGGTAGATAATTGGTGCGCTTCCGTCAGCCAGATAAACGAAAGGAAATCGTACGACCATCTTCAGATTTTTAAGAATGAGTTTGCTCTTTGGAGGAACAAGCTGATACTGCTGAATTGTATTAAAGCTATTATCTACGATGCTGAGCGTAAAGGGCGAAGTATAATTTCCGAGATAGATATATCCATTATGTTCACCTGCAAAATAATACGAATTGACTTTAAGATCCAGCTTGTTTTCTTCAATAACGGGATGGATCAGAAATCTTCTTGTAAAATTATTTTCTTTCTTAATGATGTGCTCAGACGAAAAAAATAATACAACAATAAACAGACAGCTCAGTAAATTGGAAATCAATAACAAAAAAACACTTCGTCCCAGTCCATTGGTCTTATTTCTTTCATGTAAGATAACAGATGCTGCACCAAGTACAACACAAGAAATATTAAAAATGAGATGTTCGGTCCATCCCAGATCTTCAAGTATGCCACCGCAAGAACATGGAACAAAATCACTGTAATTCAGAATCAGATAGATATAGATCGTAAAGGCGGACATCAAAGCTGTTGCCGCATAGAGAGCAGAAATCCTTGTTCTTTCAAATATCAGGAGTATAGAAATTAAGATCTCAACAATGATGACGGAATAAGAAACTATTCCTGCGTAAGCACTTAACAATGGTGACTGACCAATTTGGATTTGAAAATTCTCAAAATCCATTAATTTACTGATACTCGCATAGCAGAAGAGTAGTATAAAAAAATAGCGCACGAATTCTACAAATCTTGTTCTGATGGTTTTCATAGTTCTGTTATTTATCCTTTTCTGACTAAAATCCATTTGACGTTTTTACCGCAGTAGGCGGGCATTACTTCGCCTTTTGAAACATAAACTACAGTGCTTATACTTCCTTCAATTTCCCATTCTCCACTTACGGTACATTTCTTTCCTGTATTTAAGATGACTTTCTGATTTTCCATTTTTGAAACTGTATCAGTTGAGCAGAAATCATCCTTACCAGATCGTATCCTGCACTATCCTCCAGTGCTGCTTATCCTTTTTCGGTTCATCGTCATCACCTGTATCCATATTGTCAGAACCTTTTTCTTCTGCAATGCCATTTTGAATCCTTGCAGATTCTTTATTGCTTTGAACTTTCATATTTTGTTGTTTCTGTTCTGTTGTATTTAAATCAGACTCAGATCTTTCACAAGACTGCATAAAGAATGCAGTCATTAGACTTAAAAGTGAGATATACTTTTTCATTTTTTTAACAATGGTTTTAAAGTTATCCCGGCCGGTTTTTGATATTGATTAGAATTCTGATGTCGAAATTAGGAGGGTTAGGGAATTAAAAAAAACTATTGTTGCATCAATTGATACATTAAATGTAACTATTGATCAATTCTACCAACAAAATTAAGGTGTATCGTATTGGTAATCAGTTAGTTGTTTTGAGTGTAAAGTTTGAACAAGCGTTTGATTGTGGATTTTTTGTTAAATTTGTATATATCTTATCATAATGCATTATTATAATGGAGTTTTAACGCTATTATTCACTTTGTTTGTGTTTATGACACAAGGTCAAGAGATGCAGCAACAATCTTACAAGGAGATTTCCCGATTGATTGATTCTTATTCTGAGAATGATGAAAGGGCAATGGTTTTTGTCAAAATGTACATTGACAAAGCAAAAAATGACCATAACCTTAAAAAACTGATCCGAGGTTACGAAGAAGCCATCTATTATAGCAAAAAAACCAGCAGGAAATTATCTTACGCTGACAGTGCCATTATCACTGCAACCAAATCAAACGACCAGGATCAGATCGCAAGAGCCTACGCAGGAAAAGGAATTATTTATTACTATAATCTAAGACAATATAAAAAAGCTTTAGAAGAATATTTGATAGCATTCAAATATTCAAAAAATTCAAAAGATGGTTACCTTAAAAATAAGATTATCTATCATTTGGGAATGATCAAAAGCTATTTGGGATACTATAAATATGCAGCCGTACATTTTGAAGAGACAGCTGATTTTTTTGAAAAAAATGCCAAAGAGAGTTTAGATCGGAACATTAGGTTCAATAATGAATCAGGTTATTTTAACAGTATTTATCGCTTAAGCACTTGTTATAGAAATCTAAAATTATATAATAAGGAAGACTCCCTCATAAATATTGGGCTGGAAAGGCTTCATAACAACAGCGAGCAGGTGATTGAGTTTGGGTACTTCCAGAAAGGAAAGGGAGTGCAGTTACTTAGAAAGGGAAAAGCAGATGAAGCATTGAAGCACTTTAAAGTGTCTCAAGATATTCTGAGCAGCAATCAGGATTACGCTTCATTGACGAGCGTCTATTTTTATATAGGGAAACTATATAGATCAAAGGGAAACAAAGCTGAATCGTTAAAATATTTTAATAAAGTTGATTCGCTGGTCAATAAATTTTGGTTTATTACCCCTGAGATCAGATCAAGTTACCTGTATCTGATCGGTGATGCTAAAAAAAATAGGAATTCTGAACGGAAGATTTATTACTCGGACCAGTTGTTAAAGGCCGACTCAATTATTAATGCTGACTTTGTGATGCTCACGGACAAAATTTATAGCGATTATGATACGGACAATTTAATAGAAGAGAAGAAGCAGATGATCAGAGGTCATCAAGTTATTTTATATTCTTCCATTGGTGCGGGACTGGTAATCTTGTTTTTTTTAATTTGGAGGTTCAGGAAAAGAGAAAAGGAATTGAATGCCAGGTATCAGGAAGTGCT
Proteins encoded in this region:
- a CDS encoding DUF6520 family protein — encoded protein: MKKFILPAFVILMGSGAAFVTQSFKTADKAIVDGYRIDESDPENPTCENMHVACSDVATPFICEDTVGNQLFELQGTSCPEQLFKP
- a CDS encoding DoxX family protein codes for the protein MKTIRTRFVEFVRYFFILLFCYASISKLMDFENFQIQIGQSPLLSAYAGIVSYSVIIVEILISILLIFERTRISALYAATALMSAFTIYIYLILNYSDFVPCSCGGILEDLGWTEHLIFNISCVVLGAASVILHERNKTNGLGRSVFLLLISNLLSCLFIVVLFFSSEHIIKKENNFTRRFLIHPVIEENKLDLKVNSYYFAGEHNGYIYLGNYTSPFTLSIVDNSFNTIQQYQLVPPKSKLILKNLKMVVRFPFVYLADGSAPIIYRAKLGSSALNVYSFKDVYFNDYVVPDSTSIVFRAKSSKSDKHVLGLLKIKDSKSVVINNDMILSDGDGVFSTDGKLLYSSDADKLIFIHYYKNTFSVSNPDFSGLQHLKTIDTLNSTKLKIVTKQNGHRKMAAPPVIVNVNASAYDDVLFNQSNIKGKFESQKLWKKSSVVDMYNISKQEYFGSFYISNKNNSGMSQMLATQKYFYTITENEIVRYRYAQSVSKHFQTGKAENLKKE
- a CDS encoding helix-turn-helix domain-containing protein; protein product: MTQGQEMQQQSYKEISRLIDSYSENDERAMVFVKMYIDKAKNDHNLKKLIRGYEEAIYYSKKTSRKLSYADSAIITATKSNDQDQIARAYAGKGIIYYYNLRQYKKALEEYLIAFKYSKNSKDGYLKNKIIYHLGMIKSYLGYYKYAAVHFEETADFFEKNAKESLDRNIRFNNESGYFNSIYRLSTCYRNLKLYNKEDSLINIGLERLHNNSEQVIEFGYFQKGKGVQLLRKGKADEALKHFKVSQDILSSNQDYASLTSVYFYIGKLYRSKGNKAESLKYFNKVDSLVNKFWFITPEIRSSYLYLIGDAKKNRNSERKIYYSDQLLKADSIINADFVMLTDKIYSDYDTDNLIEEKKQMIRGHQVILYSSIGAGLVILFFLIWRFRKREKELNARYQEVLEKLNTSKETISFDVIPPASSDENSLDLYSSEIIEDIKTNLKIFEDEKQFLQQNLTLDIVAKMIGSNRTHLSHVLNVHFDVTFPTYLKALRIRYITNLLVEDTKYLSYKIETLAKICGMANRQIFSAHFLEINSIRPRDFIRMRQEELKKT